The Candidatus Zixiibacteriota bacterium genome window below encodes:
- the sucD gene encoding succinate--CoA ligase subunit alpha: MAILVDKHSKVMVQGITGGAGSFHTRRMIEYGTVIVGGTSPGKGGQIVEGKPVFDTVAECVKETGADTSVIFLPAPFVKEAAIEAIRAGLKFVVVIPEHIPIHDMLLVRKEAVAHGCTVLGGNTAGIITPGEANLGIMPDIAFTPGRVGTVSRSGSITYYIADTLTRTGYGETTCVGLGGDPILGSTFDEILWMFEQDEKTRAVVMTGEIGGVYEERACDTITKMETPVIAMIGGIFAPPGKRMGHAGAIVEGKMGTAKEKLEALAEAGAHPARTFLDIPEILKKLKV; the protein is encoded by the coding sequence ATGGCGATTCTGGTCGATAAACATTCAAAGGTTATGGTTCAGGGTATCACCGGCGGAGCCGGATCGTTTCATACCCGGCGCATGATCGAATACGGCACGGTTATTGTCGGCGGGACTTCACCCGGTAAGGGCGGGCAGATAGTCGAAGGGAAACCGGTTTTCGATACGGTGGCCGAATGTGTCAAAGAAACCGGAGCCGACACCTCGGTTATCTTTCTCCCGGCCCCATTTGTCAAAGAGGCGGCGATCGAAGCGATTCGGGCCGGATTGAAATTTGTGGTTGTTATCCCAGAACATATTCCCATTCATGATATGCTCCTGGTTCGCAAGGAGGCGGTCGCTCACGGATGTACCGTCCTGGGCGGCAACACGGCCGGTATTATCACTCCCGGCGAAGCCAATCTGGGTATTATGCCGGATATCGCCTTTACCCCGGGGCGAGTCGGAACGGTCAGCCGGTCGGGATCAATTACATATTATATCGCCGATACTCTGACCCGGACCGGTTATGGCGAGACAACCTGTGTCGGTTTGGGCGGTGACCCGATTCTGGGATCGACTTTCGACGAGATACTCTGGATGTTCGAGCAGGATGAGAAAACCAGAGCGGTAGTTATGACCGGTGAAATCGGCGGGGTGTATGAGGAACGTGCCTGCGATACGATTACGAAAATGGAGACGCCGGTGATAGCCATGATCGGCGGTATTTTTGCGCCTCCGGGCAAACGGATGGGACATGCCGGGGCGATTGTCGAGGGGAAGATGGGAACGGCCAAAGAGAAACTTGAGGCCCTGGCCGAGGCCGGCGCTCACCCGGCCAGGACTTTTCTGGATATTCCGGAAATTTTGAAGAAATTGAAGGTATAA
- a CDS encoding GNAT family N-acetyltransferase, which yields MEIRLITSGEEELCNQFHNRIFKHDRTLLQWRWDFVLNNYRADSIPYAVAVDKGRIVGTQAFIPIRMIDREGVYWTAKSEETLVDPDYRGQRLFEKMYALLFDFAADHGFAHVWGFTPAIKAFERLNFTIPGKTEQIFMPFSTRSVPIFLDKGRTDRKAMVRNSLKMGAMYFGCAAAQSLSSIRFGVGRRRILQNLQIRTPDKPDPQMGEVCKRFIDKWGGTTIYRDHDYLQWRLFDNPYVKGIVRAIYNEDELCGWVAFALGDDGLGYLVDVMAAGNYGQHREEDIIGALLIEAVMGARNMGAVGIRGWHVNCHPFDRLILQVAKKTGFYHSKRGHSVVLYNCGAGEDRVSFKRFDDWYVSRIYTEGVLG from the coding sequence GTGGAAATCCGTTTGATTACCAGTGGTGAAGAGGAGCTTTGTAACCAGTTTCATAACAGAATCTTTAAGCATGACAGAACTCTCCTGCAATGGCGCTGGGATTTTGTCTTGAATAATTACCGGGCCGATTCGATACCATATGCAGTTGCAGTCGATAAAGGCAGAATTGTCGGAACCCAGGCGTTTATTCCGATTCGGATGATCGACCGTGAAGGAGTATATTGGACAGCCAAATCCGAGGAAACGCTGGTTGATCCCGATTATCGCGGTCAGCGGCTATTTGAAAAAATGTATGCCCTGTTGTTTGATTTCGCCGCCGATCATGGTTTTGCCCATGTCTGGGGTTTTACCCCGGCAATTAAAGCTTTTGAGCGATTGAATTTCACCATTCCGGGGAAAACAGAACAAATTTTCATGCCATTCTCAACCCGTTCGGTCCCCATTTTTCTGGATAAAGGCCGGACCGATCGGAAGGCAATGGTGAGGAATAGCCTGAAAATGGGGGCTATGTATTTCGGATGTGCGGCCGCTCAATCATTAAGTTCTATACGGTTTGGTGTCGGGAGAAGACGAATATTGCAAAATCTGCAAATTCGGACTCCGGACAAACCCGATCCTCAGATGGGGGAAGTGTGTAAGCGTTTTATTGATAAATGGGGCGGAACCACCATATATCGGGATCATGATTATCTTCAATGGCGTCTATTCGATAATCCCTATGTAAAAGGCATCGTACGCGCAATATATAATGAGGATGAGTTGTGCGGCTGGGTAGCTTTTGCCCTTGGTGATGATGGCCTGGGTTATCTGGTTGATGTAATGGCCGCAGGAAATTACGGTCAACACCGGGAAGAAGACATTATCGGGGCTCTGCTAATTGAAGCGGTCATGGGGGCGCGAAATATGGGAGCGGTTGGTATTCGGGGCTGGCATGTCAATTGCCATCCTTTTGATCGGCTTATTTTGCAGGTGGCAAAAAAGACAGGCTTTTATCACAGCAAACGCGGACATTCAGTCGTCCTGTACAATTGCGGGGCCGGAGAAGACCGAGTTTCTTTCAAGCGATTCGATGACTGGTATGTCAGCCGAATATACACAGAAGGGGTACTGGGTTGA
- a CDS encoding class I SAM-dependent methyltransferase, translated as MTDEKPWHESDEFWEIAGQILFAQPRITEASETVDKIIRLLNPEPELKVLDLCCGVGRHCIEFARRGFTVTGVDRTTSYLEKAGKRAIWEGLEIDFVREDMRLFRRESAFNLAVNLFTSFGFFEDPEDDRRVAENIYHSLKPGGVFLLEMMGKEINARIFQPRGWNKVDDVYILEEREVIDGYGGIKMKWIIIKDEKINELELIVRLYSAAELKRLLTGCGFNRVDIYGGLDGSPYDHQAKRMAAVAHK; from the coding sequence ATGACTGACGAGAAACCCTGGCATGAGAGCGATGAATTCTGGGAAATCGCCGGTCAGATTCTTTTCGCTCAGCCGCGAATCACCGAGGCCAGTGAAACGGTCGATAAAATCATCAGGCTCTTAAATCCTGAACCGGAACTAAAGGTTCTTGATCTCTGTTGCGGGGTGGGGCGTCATTGTATCGAGTTCGCCCGGCGCGGTTTCACCGTTACCGGGGTGGACAGAACTACTTCCTATCTGGAAAAGGCGGGTAAAAGGGCAATCTGGGAAGGGCTGGAAATTGATTTTGTCCGCGAAGATATGCGTCTTTTTCGGCGGGAGAGCGCTTTTAATCTGGCAGTCAATTTATTCACATCGTTCGGTTTCTTTGAAGATCCCGAAGATGATCGGCGGGTGGCGGAAAATATTTATCATTCTCTCAAACCGGGTGGGGTTTTCCTGCTGGAGATGATGGGTAAGGAAATTAATGCGAGAATCTTTCAGCCCCGGGGCTGGAATAAGGTCGATGATGTTTATATCCTTGAAGAGCGGGAAGTGATAGACGGCTACGGCGGGATAAAGATGAAGTGGATTATTATTAAAGATGAGAAAATAAACGAACTGGAATTAATTGTTCGACTTTATTCGGCCGCCGAACTGAAAAGGCTATTAACCGGGTGCGGATTTAACAGGGTTGATATCTATGGGGGTCTGGACGGTAGTCCTTATGACCATCAGGCTAAGCGGATGGCGGCGGTTGCCCATAAGTAA
- a CDS encoding ferredoxin gives MKVTVDHELCSGDGICADICPEVFQMNDNDQADVIVDEVPDEHKEAVREAAETCPESCIYIEE, from the coding sequence ATGAAAGTCACGGTTGACCATGAACTCTGCAGCGGTGATGGCATCTGCGCCGATATCTGCCCGGAAGTCTTTCAGATGAATGACAACGACCAGGCTGATGTCATCGTCGATGAAGTCCCGGATGAGCACAAGGAAGCGGTTCGGGAAGCGGCCGAAACTTGTCCGGAAAGTTGCATCTATATTGAAGAATAA
- a CDS encoding asparaginase gives MSEIVARVYRGAKAESVHCGSIAVVNAKGELIHYFGDPQFFTFARSSPKPFQLMPLIATGAADKYGFSAKQLSIMCGSHIGSDHHREVVLSNLKAAGNSPEDLKCGTHVPIYMTMAGEYPRQGEDKDPLRHNCSGKHSGFLALARFLGEDVGEYLNPRSKVQQLVLDGISRMCEIPRDEILVSIDGCSAPNFGMPIINMAMAFQKLAGGRGGDEKESQILQRIKAAMTEFPEMFSGEGRFDLALMRSFPGNIICKAGAEAMQGIGFADPPLGIVVKIHDGNPRALYPVCVELLRQLGIIDRADNFKHLRPFYNPEVRNYAGLLTGSIKAEFSLKKA, from the coding sequence ATGTCTGAAATAGTCGCCAGAGTATATCGGGGCGCGAAAGCGGAATCGGTTCACTGCGGATCGATCGCGGTAGTCAACGCCAAAGGGGAGCTGATTCATTATTTCGGCGACCCTCAATTTTTCACATTTGCCCGGTCTTCCCCGAAACCATTTCAATTGATGCCGTTGATTGCCACCGGGGCGGCCGATAAATACGGTTTCAGCGCCAAACAATTATCGATCATGTGTGGGTCGCATATCGGGAGCGATCACCATCGTGAGGTGGTTTTAAGCAATCTCAAGGCCGCCGGTAACAGTCCGGAGGATCTCAAATGCGGGACCCATGTGCCTATTTATATGACCATGGCCGGAGAGTATCCCCGGCAGGGCGAAGATAAAGACCCGCTTCGCCACAACTGCTCCGGCAAGCATTCCGGATTTCTGGCTCTGGCTCGTTTTCTGGGGGAGGATGTGGGCGAATATCTCAATCCCCGATCGAAGGTGCAACAATTGGTGCTGGATGGTATTTCGCGGATGTGCGAAATCCCGCGCGATGAAATCCTGGTTTCAATCGATGGTTGTTCGGCGCCCAATTTCGGAATGCCGATCATTAATATGGCTATGGCCTTTCAAAAACTGGCCGGCGGCCGCGGAGGCGATGAAAAAGAATCACAAATCCTCCAGCGAATCAAGGCGGCCATGACTGAATTCCCTGAGATGTTTTCAGGCGAGGGGCGGTTCGATCTGGCTCTGATGCGCTCGTTTCCGGGCAACATTATCTGTAAGGCCGGCGCGGAAGCCATGCAGGGAATCGGATTTGCCGATCCGCCGCTGGGAATAGTGGTCAAAATTCATGACGGTAACCCGCGAGCTCTGTACCCGGTCTGTGTGGAACTTCTTCGACAATTGGGAATTATCGATAGAGCCGATAACTTTAAACATCTTCGTCCCTTCTATAATCCCGAGGTTAGAAATTACGCCGGTTTATTGACCGGGTCGATTAAGGCCGAATTCAGCTTGAAAAAGGCATAG
- a CDS encoding tryptophanase produces MKEHKHPAEPFRIKSVEPISLLPRSSREKIIKEARFNIFKVRAEDIYIDLLTDSGTGAMSNEQWAWLMRGDESYAGARSFYRFEEIVRDLTGKQFILPTHQGRVAENVFFSSVLKKGDFVPNNTHFDTTRANVMHKGGVALDMPCPEADVEDEMPFKGNMDTRRLVQFIEEHGPDKIPVVFMTVTNNSTGGQPVSMANIKETAEICGRYGIMFFFDCARFAENAYFIKRDEPGYEGRTIKEIAQEMFSYADGALMSAKKDGLANMGGFVALNDEDLARKITELMIVIEGFPTYGGMSGRDIEAVAAGLREVTNEDYLAYRIGQMEYFGQIIEQAGAPIIRPTGGHAIFIDAGKFLPHIPPGKFPGQSLTVELYREGGIRGVEIGSLMFGGIDPDTGREFYAPHELVRLAVPRRVYTGSHLEYAADVIARIAARKKELKGYRLTREAKLLRHFTAEMEEISGKQVEVS; encoded by the coding sequence TTGAAAGAACATAAACATCCCGCCGAGCCTTTTCGTATTAAGTCGGTGGAGCCGATATCTCTTTTACCCCGATCGTCACGCGAGAAAATTATAAAGGAAGCCCGTTTCAATATTTTCAAGGTCAGGGCCGAGGATATCTATATTGACCTTTTAACCGATTCCGGAACCGGGGCCATGTCCAACGAGCAGTGGGCCTGGCTCATGCGCGGCGATGAATCCTACGCCGGGGCGCGCTCGTTTTACCGCTTCGAAGAAATCGTCCGGGATCTGACCGGTAAGCAATTTATCCTTCCGACGCACCAGGGACGGGTGGCTGAAAATGTCTTCTTTTCCTCGGTATTAAAGAAAGGCGACTTTGTCCCCAACAATACTCATTTCGATACCACCCGCGCCAATGTCATGCATAAGGGCGGAGTGGCTCTGGACATGCCTTGCCCCGAAGCCGATGTCGAAGATGAGATGCCGTTCAAAGGCAATATGGATACCCGGCGGCTGGTGCAATTTATCGAGGAGCATGGGCCGGATAAAATCCCGGTGGTGTTCATGACGGTGACCAATAACTCGACCGGCGGGCAACCGGTTTCGATGGCCAATATAAAGGAAACGGCGGAAATCTGCGGTCGGTATGGAATTATGTTTTTCTTTGACTGCGCCCGTTTTGCCGAGAACGCCTATTTTATCAAGCGCGATGAACCGGGCTATGAAGGCCGAACCATAAAGGAAATCGCCCAGGAAATGTTTTCGTACGCCGATGGGGCGTTGATGTCGGCCAAGAAAGATGGATTGGCCAATATGGGCGGTTTTGTAGCTCTCAATGATGAGGACCTGGCCCGTAAAATCACGGAATTGATGATTGTTATTGAGGGTTTTCCGACCTATGGGGGAATGTCCGGGAGAGATATCGAGGCGGTCGCGGCCGGATTACGTGAGGTGACCAATGAGGATTATCTGGCATATCGAATCGGCCAGATGGAATATTTCGGGCAGATAATCGAACAGGCGGGGGCGCCGATTATCAGGCCGACCGGCGGGCATGCCATCTTTATCGATGCCGGGAAATTTCTGCCCCATATTCCGCCGGGTAAATTCCCGGGGCAATCGCTGACGGTCGAGCTGTACCGTGAGGGAGGAATCAGAGGTGTGGAAATCGGATCGCTGATGTTCGGCGGAATCGACCCTGATACCGGGAGGGAATTTTATGCCCCGCATGAGCTGGTCCGGCTGGCGGTTCCGCGCCGGGTTTACACCGGTTCCCATCTGGAGTATGCGGCCGATGTTATCGCCCGTATCGCGGCACGCAAAAAGGAACTGAAAGGCTATCGATTGACCCGTGAGGCCAAGCTCCTGAGGCATTTCACGGCCGAGATGGAAGAGATATCAGGCAAGCAGGTCGAGGTAAGTTGA
- the porU gene encoding type IX secretion system sortase PorU: MILLLASIPAKASRYDNIRIISSDEAGLVFELNLDDPAEYANPIADGQGIALFIPILIAVPPNHEAFISEISGSEPFSWICPGGLPIRSPSKNLAAITGTSVVRGRRLAALEIYPYYQGILYGKIKTAIQFRQTGGAVTPFHVRTEGKIFDAVFGYSVLNYDHAKSWPLEESGPIAAKAQESVFDLADEWYKIEIGTGGFIRITGQNLVTAGMVLNNIASDSIHLFYGGGLPVPVDNSEDRPVLREVAITVNDNGDGIFNVTDNLIFYAEAADRWIYPSDSLPYFFENHYTNTNCYWLAVSGSFGQTGKRIQSIDAAPDEVADTVMERGWFYTRVGENKLLYRDNSSHIYDYFNWYWSDTTSKTFSIYMPNAVTAESSQVRIRARVNGINVSVNGSAATLLSSQSLVYVYRTYQLFGGLNRFVVTMSPNYDAPPYMGFCEVAYQGYLLPQSSLLDFYISPFEGRGEFVVTDQFGGETPRIYDLSDVYEPVLLVNASLGTDIIFQDDLSGGSGKRYYICAPSKMTGSATISKVTPMGDIASADMYIIVPEEFIGDLGDFEQYRETKSNISVALVALEDIINRYSFGLYDPGAIRDFLKNSYDNPNGAVPSAVLLVGDGSYDYENNLLTPTRNYIPPYIHELDATSSDDNYVYFGDYGLLDSDSTYCDTCSDRGYDMIIARWPVSGAAQIYTIVDKIKNYESMDNLGDWRSFVTLVADDEYDDGDYEGLTHTRQTEILQESHLPRAFRRNKIYAWEYPFNSDKDKPEVNRQIVRSINDGTLLINYVGHGNPDTWAHEHILNRSTDLQKLTNLNRLTFVYIASCAIGFFDNPSREGMAEELLRLASGGAVAAVSATRLVYSGENSGLNRQVFDILFDNDDLSICQVLYAAKLIRQYSNGYIQEKINDRKYTFFGDPFVRLGIPARGINFTEYPGTLVALDTHLVIGEVVDEVSEVPVDFNGTVHIAVYDSEILRLYRGVNNSGVVVDSLSYAKNGPILFQGTAEVVNGNFSFEFISPLDIGYGGSGACIYAYAESPGSDAFGLADSIEVSSTIVSTEDSDGPEIRYSFSDRENFVSGDRIASGSILNIALTDGSGINLTGGTGHGIDLTIDGDTENIIGLTDLFEYNSGSFTSGEIRYYPGSLPVGRHRFKIKAWDNANNSSVVEFDAELVETGKMQVSEVMNYPNPMTDKTMFSFALTADARLVSLEIFTLSGKKIKYFEENSVPDDYYEFYEWDGRDDDGDRVAAGVYIYKVTAFSMDSEEVVESFGKVVVLN; encoded by the coding sequence ATGATTTTATTACTGGCATCCATTCCGGCCAAAGCCTCACGTTATGATAATATCAGGATAATATCATCGGATGAAGCAGGATTGGTTTTCGAATTGAATCTCGACGATCCCGCCGAGTATGCCAATCCGATTGCCGATGGACAGGGAATAGCGCTTTTTATTCCGATTCTTATTGCCGTGCCGCCGAATCATGAGGCCTTTATAAGCGAGATCTCCGGCAGTGAACCATTTTCCTGGATCTGCCCGGGTGGTTTACCGATTCGATCACCTTCCAAAAACCTGGCCGCCATAACGGGAACGAGTGTGGTCCGCGGTCGCCGTCTGGCGGCTCTTGAAATATATCCCTATTATCAGGGAATATTGTATGGAAAGATAAAGACAGCCATTCAATTCCGGCAAACCGGGGGTGCCGTAACACCGTTCCATGTTCGGACGGAGGGGAAAATTTTCGATGCCGTTTTCGGCTATTCGGTTTTGAATTATGACCATGCCAAAAGCTGGCCGCTGGAGGAAAGCGGTCCGATTGCGGCTAAAGCCCAGGAGTCGGTATTCGATCTGGCCGATGAATGGTACAAAATTGAAATCGGAACCGGGGGTTTCATTCGTATCACCGGGCAGAATCTGGTTACGGCCGGGATGGTTCTAAACAATATCGCCAGCGATTCGATTCACCTGTTTTACGGCGGCGGGTTGCCGGTTCCGGTCGATAACAGTGAGGATCGTCCGGTGTTGCGAGAAGTGGCTATCACCGTCAATGATAACGGCGACGGTATTTTCAATGTCACCGATAATCTCATTTTTTATGCCGAGGCGGCCGACCGTTGGATTTATCCGTCCGATTCCCTGCCGTACTTCTTCGAAAATCACTACACCAACACCAATTGTTACTGGCTGGCGGTTTCGGGAAGTTTCGGGCAGACCGGTAAAAGAATTCAGAGTATTGATGCCGCTCCCGATGAAGTCGCCGATACGGTTATGGAACGCGGCTGGTTTTATACCCGGGTGGGGGAGAATAAACTGCTTTACCGCGATAATTCCAGTCATATTTATGATTATTTCAACTGGTACTGGTCGGATACCACCAGCAAGACATTTTCCATATATATGCCCAACGCCGTGACAGCTGAATCCTCGCAGGTCAGAATCAGGGCCAGGGTCAATGGAATTAATGTCAGTGTCAACGGATCGGCGGCCACGCTGTTATCCTCGCAATCGCTGGTATATGTTTACCGGACCTACCAGCTTTTCGGAGGGTTGAATCGGTTTGTCGTAACCATGAGTCCCAATTATGATGCCCCGCCGTACATGGGTTTCTGCGAGGTGGCCTACCAGGGATATTTATTACCGCAATCGAGCCTTCTTGATTTCTATATATCTCCGTTTGAGGGTCGCGGGGAGTTTGTGGTAACCGATCAATTCGGCGGCGAAACACCTCGGATTTATGATTTGAGCGATGTCTATGAGCCGGTATTGCTGGTTAATGCCTCGCTGGGGACGGATATCATCTTCCAGGATGATTTATCAGGTGGATCCGGTAAACGATATTATATCTGCGCGCCATCGAAAATGACCGGATCGGCGACCATTTCAAAAGTAACTCCGATGGGTGATATCGCCTCGGCGGATATGTACATTATTGTCCCGGAAGAATTCATCGGTGATCTTGGGGATTTCGAGCAGTATCGGGAGACGAAATCGAATATCAGTGTCGCGCTGGTCGCCCTTGAAGACATTATTAATCGTTATTCGTTCGGCCTGTATGATCCCGGGGCCATTCGGGATTTTCTAAAAAACAGCTATGATAATCCGAACGGCGCGGTTCCCTCGGCGGTGCTTCTGGTGGGCGATGGCAGTTACGATTATGAAAATAACCTTTTGACCCCGACCCGGAATTATATCCCGCCTTATATTCATGAATTGGACGCTACATCATCCGATGACAATTATGTATATTTCGGGGATTACGGTTTACTTGACAGTGACAGTACTTACTGCGACACCTGCAGTGATCGCGGCTACGATATGATTATTGCCCGCTGGCCGGTTTCCGGTGCGGCCCAGATTTATACCATTGTCGATAAAATCAAAAACTATGAATCGATGGATAATCTGGGGGATTGGCGCTCCTTTGTGACCCTTGTGGCCGATGATGAGTATGATGACGGCGATTACGAGGGATTGACTCATACGCGGCAAACGGAGATTTTGCAGGAGAGCCATCTGCCCCGGGCTTTCCGGAGGAACAAGATTTACGCCTGGGAATATCCATTTAATTCCGATAAAGACAAACCCGAGGTCAACCGGCAGATTGTCCGGTCGATCAACGACGGCACTTTGCTGATCAATTATGTCGGCCACGGCAACCCCGACACCTGGGCGCATGAGCATATTTTAAATCGGAGTACGGACTTACAGAAACTGACCAATCTGAATCGCCTGACTTTTGTCTATATTGCCTCCTGCGCCATTGGTTTCTTCGATAACCCGTCCCGGGAGGGAATGGCCGAGGAACTTTTACGGCTGGCTTCGGGCGGTGCTGTGGCGGCGGTTTCGGCCACGCGGCTGGTTTATTCCGGCGAAAACTCGGGACTTAACCGGCAGGTCTTCGACATTCTCTTCGATAACGACGATCTTTCCATATGCCAGGTGTTGTATGCCGCCAAATTAATCCGGCAGTACAGCAACGGCTACATCCAGGAGAAAATCAATGATCGGAAGTATACCTTTTTTGGTGATCCTTTTGTCCGGCTGGGAATTCCCGCCCGGGGTATCAATTTTACCGAGTATCCCGGCACCCTGGTGGCTCTGGATACCCATCTGGTGATCGGAGAGGTGGTGGATGAGGTGAGCGAAGTTCCGGTCGATTTCAACGGAACGGTGCATATAGCAGTTTACGATTCGGAGATCCTTCGGCTGTACCGTGGTGTTAATAACAGCGGGGTAGTGGTCGATAGTCTTTCGTATGCGAAAAACGGGCCGATTCTATTCCAGGGAACGGCCGAAGTCGTCAACGGGAATTTCAGTTTCGAATTCATATCCCCGCTCGATATCGGTTATGGTGGTTCCGGGGCGTGTATATATGCCTATGCCGAGTCTCCCGGAAGCGATGCCTTCGGTCTGGCCGATTCGATCGAAGTATCATCGACGATTGTTTCAACCGAGGATAGCGATGGTCCGGAGATCAGGTATTCTTTTTCTGATCGCGAGAATTTTGTCTCCGGCGACAGAATTGCATCGGGATCGATCCTGAATATTGCCCTGACCGACGGTTCGGGGATTAACCTGACCGGGGGAACGGGTCACGGAATCGATCTGACTATCGATGGGGATACGGAAAATATTATTGGTTTGACGGATCTCTTTGAGTATAATTCCGGTAGTTTTACATCGGGTGAAATTCGGTATTATCCGGGTTCGCTTCCGGTGGGACGGCATCGTTTTAAAATTAAGGCCTGGGATAATGCCAATAATTCATCGGTTGTCGAATTCGATGCCGAATTAGTCGAGACGGGGAAGATGCAGGTCAGTGAGGTAATGAATTATCCCAATCCCATGACCGATAAAACGATGTTTTCATTTGCCCTGACGGCTGATGCGCGGCTGGTCAGCCTGGAGATTTTTACTCTTTCGGGTAAAAAGATAAAGTATTTTGAAGAAAATTCGGTTCCGGACGACTACTATGAATTTTACGAGTGGGACGGCCGGGACGATGATGGCGACCGGGTTGCCGCCGGCGTCTATATATATAAGGTGACCGCATTTTCGATGGATTCGGAGGAAGTGGTTGAATCGTTCGGGAAGGTAGTGGTCTTAAATTAA